A genomic segment from Treponema sp. Marseille-Q3903 encodes:
- a CDS encoding type III pantothenate kinase yields MILIFDIGNTNIKTAVFDGDKLLYTWRISTDLKRTGDEYFSLLRPLMRDVEIDFSAIEDVVLSTVVPALIGPFVIVAQHFSGKKPIIIGPDVYAKLSVHVPETAVHEIGADLYCDAFEAWNRYKSPCIITDFGTALSFTAVDDKGNIAGVAIAPGIRTAFNSLFSNTAQIPAIPLDIPPTSLGKNTVISVQSGIVLGYKGLVEGLLKQMKTDLEKETGCKQSDIKVIATGGLNSMLAPITDVFDYIDKDLTLRGMLRIAKSI; encoded by the coding sequence ACATGGCGCATCTCTACTGATTTGAAGCGCACCGGTGACGAATATTTTTCGCTTCTCCGCCCTCTGATGCGTGATGTTGAAATCGACTTTTCAGCGATTGAAGATGTTGTTTTAAGCACCGTAGTCCCCGCTCTGATAGGTCCTTTTGTAATCGTTGCACAACATTTTTCAGGGAAAAAACCTATTATAATCGGACCAGACGTTTACGCAAAGCTTTCCGTTCATGTTCCGGAAACAGCCGTCCATGAAATTGGAGCAGATTTGTACTGCGACGCTTTTGAAGCGTGGAATCGATATAAAAGTCCATGCATCATCACAGATTTTGGAACAGCACTTTCTTTTACGGCAGTTGATGATAAAGGAAATATTGCCGGTGTCGCAATTGCTCCTGGTATAAGGACAGCGTTCAACTCACTTTTTTCTAACACGGCTCAGATTCCTGCAATTCCTTTAGATATTCCGCCGACAAGCCTTGGGAAAAACACTGTGATTTCCGTTCAAAGTGGAATTGTGCTCGGATACAAAGGTCTTGTAGAAGGTCTTTTAAAACAGATGAAAACAGATCTCGAAAAAGAAACAGGATGCAAACAGTCAGATATCAAAGTGATTGCAACGGGAGGTCTAAACAGCATGCTCGCCCCAATCACAGACGTCTTCGACTACATAGACAAAGATTTAACTTTACGCGGAATGCTTAGAATTGCAAAATCAATTTAA
- a CDS encoding N-acetylneuraminate synthase family protein — MNIIAEIGTSHEGSIEKACRLVDAAADSGANTIKFQWVYADEILHPKTGFVNLPTGNILLYDRFRQLECDCAFYKQMLDYVHSKGCKFCCSPFGVRSMENLLAINPDYVKIASPELNHYKMLEVLRGTKIPVIISSGVSKLSDIEKALEITGTDNVSLLHCITSYPAPEEEYNLKLITNLKNIFGVECGVSDHSLDPILVPTLCVLCGGTLIEKHITLSRKTSGLDDPVALEPEQFALMVHAVGQTQAVVRHYGHDDGFKRAIRQLAEQFGLQKVMAALGSGIKKLAPAEAANYGRTNRSLHFMHDMKKGEKITEKDVAILRTEKVLTPGISPEFYDTIIGAVLAKDVESGAGVLFSDLIAK; from the coding sequence ATGAATATAATTGCAGAAATCGGGACTTCGCATGAAGGTTCAATCGAAAAAGCGTGTCGGCTTGTAGATGCCGCTGCAGATTCCGGGGCTAATACTATCAAATTTCAGTGGGTGTATGCAGATGAAATCCTTCATCCGAAAACAGGTTTTGTAAATCTTCCGACAGGAAACATCCTTCTTTACGACAGATTCCGCCAGCTTGAATGCGATTGTGCCTTTTATAAACAGATGCTCGACTACGTTCACTCAAAAGGATGCAAGTTCTGCTGTTCGCCGTTCGGAGTCAGAAGCATGGAAAATCTTCTTGCAATAAACCCCGACTATGTGAAAATCGCTTCACCTGAATTAAACCACTACAAGATGCTTGAAGTTCTGCGCGGTACAAAAATCCCTGTGATAATTTCGAGCGGAGTTTCTAAACTCTCAGACATCGAAAAAGCGCTCGAGATTACAGGAACTGACAATGTCTCTCTTTTGCACTGCATTACAAGTTATCCCGCTCCTGAAGAAGAATACAATCTGAAATTGATAACGAATCTCAAAAATATATTTGGAGTTGAATGCGGAGTCAGCGACCACAGCCTCGACCCTATTCTTGTCCCGACTCTATGCGTTTTGTGCGGAGGGACGTTGATCGAAAAGCACATCACTTTGAGCAGAAAAACGTCTGGTTTAGATGACCCTGTTGCCCTTGAACCGGAGCAGTTTGCGCTTATGGTTCACGCAGTCGGTCAGACACAAGCCGTTGTCCGTCACTATGGACATGATGACGGTTTTAAGCGTGCAATCAGGCAGTTGGCTGAGCAGTTCGGGCTTCAAAAGGTGATGGCGGCGTTAGGTTCCGGGATAAAAAAACTTGCTCCTGCTGAGGCTGCAAATTACGGTCGTACAAACAGGAGTCTTCATTTTATGCACGATATGAAAAAAGGCGAAAAAATAACTGAAAAAGATGTTGCAATTTTAAGAACAGAAAAAGTTTTGACGCCCGGTATTTCGCCTGAATTCTACGATACAATCATCGGAGCTGTCTTGGCAAAAGACGTCGAGTCAGGAGCCGGTGTGCTTTTTTCAGACTTGATTGCAAAATAA
- a CDS encoding (deoxy)nucleoside triphosphate pyrophosphohydrolase — protein sequence MSRSVACIDYRDGKVFIAKRQAGGDMGGRWEFPGGKIEDDEDFSTAIFREMKEEFGVDIIVGSHITQSTFEHHGKRCTLDVFEVTFPHQGDKKRFTLTEHTDYRWADIDEIPSLDFVDSDLSVYKCVKEWVSK from the coding sequence ATGAGTCGTTCAGTAGCATGTATAGATTATAGAGACGGAAAGGTCTTTATCGCAAAACGACAAGCTGGCGGTGACATGGGTGGTCGCTGGGAGTTTCCAGGCGGCAAAATAGAAGATGATGAAGATTTTTCAACTGCAATTTTCCGTGAGATGAAAGAAGAATTCGGTGTAGATATCATCGTCGGCAGTCATATAACTCAAAGCACATTCGAACACCATGGAAAGCGATGCACATTAGATGTTTTTGAAGTTACTTTTCCTCATCAGGGAGATAAAAAAAGATTTACTTTGACAGAACATACAGATTACCGTTGGGCAGACATTGATGAAATCCCATCGCTTGATTTTGTCGATTCTGACTTATCGGTTTATAAATGTGTAAAAGAGTGGGTTTCAAAATGA
- the secA gene encoding preprotein translocase subunit SecA, protein MFIDKVLTAIFGTQNDRDLKALLPILAAVNAKEEWAKSLKPEEFPAQTKKFRERLENGETLDDILPEAFALVREASWRVIGERPFDVQIMGGINLHQGRITEMKTGEGKTLVAVAPAYLNALTGKGVHIVTVNDYLAKRDADSRRPIFSYLGLTVGSILSDMDNEARKISYECDVTYGTNNEFGFDYLRDNMKVDLKDKVQRGFNYCIVDEIDSILIDEARTPLIISGAGEDDTYKYHEVDKYVGELTEVPKDPKTGEYPDETFLTPEERAAIPGDYTLDEKSKRISFTDKGMLHINEILHKHNLITGALEDEENFEFTHYFTQALRAHLLFHNDVDYLVRDGKVEIIDEFTGRVLEGRRYSDGLHQAIEAKEHIKIAQRNRTMATITFQNFFRMYEKLSGMTGTAATEAVEFNKIYELEVVAIPTNVPVARIDENDEVYLNEEDKWEAISNEIKAAHEKGQPVLVGTVSVEKSEHLSNLLTRKGIRHEVLNAKNHAREAMIIAEAGAKGAVTIATNMAGRGTDIKLGGNPEFRAGKRAGTGATEEQYRAALAIEKENWKKDYEEVRNLGGLYVIGTERHESRRIDNQLRGRSGRQGDPGRSKFYISMDDDLMRLFGGERMKNIMSRIGMKPGEPIDHPWLNKGIEKAQQKVEDRNFEIRKHLLDYDDVLNEQRTVIYNQRDSILADENLSARVMSNAKEDIEAIFEDFEYEQKHNKNSNAPLVALNEKIRDTFGLQLPAESLNKEALIAALQNDLTEKEMLAGKENLNMFIRYQYVQIIDRKWLDQLETLEGLREAVALRSYGSKNPLTEYKIDGFNIFDEMLDTIRDTVMSRVFKVRIQLSPEAAEQRRRMAEAQNQGINARHNEAQSISEQVAQNAAQRSVQSSFNGAMAHRQAVNSAMNQRSQGDNITVRRTMPKVGRNDPCPCGSGKKYKNCHGR, encoded by the coding sequence ATGTTTATTGATAAAGTTCTTACCGCAATTTTCGGTACACAAAATGATCGTGACTTGAAAGCCCTTTTACCGATTCTTGCTGCTGTAAACGCAAAAGAAGAATGGGCAAAATCTCTTAAACCGGAAGAATTCCCGGCACAAACTAAGAAATTTAGAGAGCGCCTTGAAAATGGAGAGACTCTTGATGATATTTTGCCGGAAGCATTCGCACTTGTTCGAGAAGCTTCATGGCGTGTGATAGGCGAACGTCCGTTCGATGTCCAGATTATGGGTGGGATAAATCTTCATCAGGGACGAATTACGGAAATGAAAACTGGTGAAGGTAAAACTCTCGTCGCAGTAGCTCCTGCTTATTTGAATGCGCTTACAGGAAAAGGTGTCCACATAGTTACTGTCAACGATTACCTTGCAAAGCGCGACGCCGATTCCCGTCGACCGATTTTTTCATATCTTGGGTTAACTGTAGGTTCTATCCTTTCAGATATGGATAACGAGGCTCGCAAAATAAGCTATGAATGCGATGTCACTTACGGTACAAACAACGAATTCGGCTTTGACTACCTCCGCGACAACATGAAAGTCGACCTTAAAGATAAAGTTCAAAGAGGGTTCAATTACTGTATTGTAGACGAAATCGACTCTATCTTAATCGATGAAGCGCGAACGCCTCTTATCATTTCGGGAGCCGGAGAAGACGATACATACAAATATCACGAAGTTGATAAATATGTCGGCGAACTTACAGAAGTTCCAAAAGATCCGAAAACCGGTGAATATCCTGACGAAACATTCCTCACTCCTGAAGAACGCGCAGCAATTCCCGGCGACTATACGCTCGATGAAAAGTCAAAACGCATTTCTTTTACAGACAAAGGTATGCTCCACATCAATGAGATACTTCACAAGCACAATTTGATAACAGGCGCACTTGAAGATGAAGAAAACTTTGAATTTACACACTACTTTACTCAGGCTTTGCGGGCGCATCTTCTTTTTCACAACGACGTAGATTACCTTGTGCGTGACGGCAAAGTTGAAATTATCGATGAATTTACAGGTCGTGTTCTTGAAGGGCGGCGTTATTCTGACGGTCTTCATCAGGCTATTGAGGCAAAAGAGCACATCAAGATTGCGCAGCGCAACAGGACGATGGCGACTATCACGTTCCAGAACTTTTTCCGCATGTATGAAAAACTTTCAGGTATGACAGGTACTGCCGCTACAGAAGCAGTTGAGTTCAATAAGATTTATGAACTCGAAGTTGTCGCAATTCCGACAAACGTTCCAGTTGCCCGCATTGACGAAAATGATGAAGTTTATCTGAACGAAGAAGATAAGTGGGAAGCGATTTCCAACGAAATTAAAGCAGCTCATGAAAAAGGTCAACCTGTCTTGGTCGGCACAGTTTCTGTTGAAAAATCTGAACACCTTTCAAATCTTTTGACACGAAAGGGAATCAGGCACGAAGTTTTGAACGCAAAAAATCACGCGCGAGAAGCTATGATTATCGCTGAAGCAGGTGCAAAAGGCGCTGTAACAATTGCGACTAACATGGCTGGTCGTGGTACAGATATTAAACTCGGAGGCAACCCTGAATTCCGCGCAGGAAAACGAGCAGGAACAGGAGCTACGGAAGAACAATACAGAGCAGCTCTTGCAATTGAAAAAGAAAACTGGAAAAAAGATTATGAAGAAGTCAGAAATCTCGGAGGTCTTTATGTAATCGGTACTGAGCGCCATGAATCTCGTCGTATAGATAACCAGCTGCGTGGACGTTCTGGTAGGCAAGGTGACCCTGGACGCTCTAAATTCTATATCTCAATGGATGATGATTTGATGCGGTTGTTCGGTGGGGAACGAATGAAGAACATAATGAGCCGAATCGGAATGAAACCCGGCGAACCGATTGACCACCCATGGTTGAACAAAGGTATTGAAAAAGCCCAACAGAAAGTAGAAGACCGCAACTTTGAAATTCGTAAGCACTTGCTTGACTACGATGATGTTTTGAATGAGCAGAGAACTGTGATTTACAACCAGAGAGATTCAATCCTTGCTGATGAAAATCTTTCAGCACGAGTGATGAGCAATGCCAAAGAAGACATTGAAGCGATTTTTGAAGATTTTGAGTACGAGCAAAAACACAATAAAAATTCAAATGCGCCACTTGTTGCATTGAATGAAAAAATAAGAGATACCTTTGGACTTCAACTCCCAGCGGAAAGTCTAAACAAAGAAGCACTAATTGCTGCCCTTCAAAACGATTTGACAGAAAAAGAAATGCTCGCCGGTAAAGAGAATTTAAATATGTTTATCCGTTACCAGTATGTTCAGATCATTGACAGAAAGTGGCTTGACCAGCTTGAAACGTTGGAAGGATTGCGAGAAGCAGTTGCTCTGCGTTCATACGGTTCTAAAAATCCTCTTACAGAATACAAAATAGATGGCTTTAATATCTTTGATGAAATGCTCGACACAATTAGAGACACTGTCATGTCACGTGTGTTTAAAGTCCGCATACAACTGTCACCGGAAGCAGCAGAACAACGGCGAAGAATGGCAGAAGCTCAAAATCAGGGGATAAATGCCCGGCACAATGAGGCGCAGTCAATCAGCGAACAAGTTGCACAGAATGCTGCACAGCGCAGCGTACAGTCTTCATTCAACGGAGCTATGGCACACAGGCAGGCAGTGAACAGCGCTATGAACCAGCGTTCGCAAGGTGATAATATCACAGTCAGACGGACAATGCCAAAAGTCGGACGTAACGACCCTTGCCCATGCGGAAGCGGCAAAAAGTACAAAAATTGTCACGGAAGATAA
- the lepB gene encoding signal peptidase I → MTSTKEFNRFKIISIINLSMAALLSILELSFHADISLLAFPISGCFTAATVYLVFYLIILKTDGSHIYAAIKFTEYLPYVHLITFILRRAGKTGTAFWYDVVTVVLWFIIWVLSYFSPKCLYADKNKEVIKGWAIPPKKKKLHGIEKIIFEIADWVDAAVWAVFTVLIFQIFLVQLYSIPSESMVPTFLIKDHVFVSKIDCGPKFPLTDVGLPDFRKYKRGDTIVIRNPHYSHDRKEEVKTVTSQLVNMLTLMTVNLNKDADGELKADPLVKRIAGEPGEQLVMQDGKLYRRTIESDEWKPVDYDNKFATWDLSSVDASIREKIQYYPFSSVSPIWRDRKQTVRANTKEVVKSASENYQKMLDFEEERRNYDLNLAAFQAKEIVRKFKKLAFTGNLIDGFEQPSLFEYNLFKNVQQISTDLLSKKGGVEWFSSFMTSWIYSKDNARDYYSEANYRLNVMTKITFGKLVVRYSELFLNSSASVSWQSDSELYQLYEKADILNWYIQQLLDERNMPVFPANDNDGNPQYIPDNCYFMIGDNRFNSLDLRHRYEKIEEALTKDDPQSVSYYSMMEPQFINKKYIIGKPIFRFWPLNRFGKV, encoded by the coding sequence ATGACATCAACAAAAGAATTCAATCGGTTTAAAATCATATCAATTATCAATCTTTCTATGGCAGCTTTGCTTTCTATTTTAGAGCTAAGCTTTCACGCAGATATTTCTCTTCTTGCTTTTCCTATATCAGGATGTTTTACCGCTGCAACAGTCTATCTTGTTTTTTATCTGATAATTTTAAAAACTGACGGTTCTCATATCTACGCTGCAATAAAATTTACAGAATATTTGCCATACGTGCATTTAATCACCTTTATTTTGAGGCGTGCAGGAAAAACCGGAACTGCTTTTTGGTATGATGTTGTAACAGTAGTTTTATGGTTTATCATCTGGGTTCTTTCGTATTTTTCGCCTAAATGTCTTTATGCAGATAAAAACAAAGAAGTTATAAAAGGTTGGGCAATTCCGCCTAAAAAAAAGAAACTTCACGGGATAGAAAAGATTATTTTTGAGATAGCCGACTGGGTCGATGCCGCAGTTTGGGCTGTTTTTACAGTTCTCATATTCCAGATTTTTCTTGTTCAGCTGTACAGCATCCCGTCAGAGTCGATGGTGCCTACTTTTTTGATTAAGGATCATGTTTTTGTTTCAAAAATTGACTGCGGTCCAAAGTTTCCTCTGACAGATGTAGGTTTGCCTGATTTTAGAAAATACAAACGCGGAGACACAATTGTCATTAGAAATCCTCATTACAGCCATGACAGAAAAGAAGAAGTGAAGACAGTTACATCACAGCTTGTAAATATGCTTACGCTGATGACAGTAAATCTCAACAAAGATGCCGACGGTGAATTAAAAGCAGATCCTCTTGTAAAGCGAATCGCAGGAGAGCCGGGAGAGCAGCTTGTAATGCAGGACGGCAAACTTTACAGGCGCACAATAGAAAGCGATGAGTGGAAACCTGTAGATTATGACAATAAATTTGCGACTTGGGATTTGAGTTCGGTAGATGCGTCTATAAGAGAAAAAATTCAGTATTATCCTTTTTCCAGTGTAAGTCCAATTTGGCGAGATAGGAAACAGACAGTCCGTGCAAATACAAAAGAAGTTGTAAAATCAGCTTCGGAAAACTATCAAAAAATGCTTGATTTTGAAGAAGAGCGCCGAAATTACGATTTGAATTTGGCTGCGTTTCAGGCTAAAGAAATTGTACGCAAATTTAAAAAACTTGCTTTTACCGGCAACTTAATCGACGGTTTTGAGCAGCCTTCTTTGTTTGAATACAATCTTTTTAAAAATGTTCAGCAGATTTCAACAGACTTGTTGAGCAAAAAAGGCGGAGTTGAGTGGTTTTCGAGTTTTATGACTTCGTGGATTTATTCAAAAGACAATGCGCGCGATTATTATTCAGAAGCAAACTATAGATTAAATGTCATGACAAAAATCACATTCGGCAAGCTCGTCGTGAGATATTCGGAATTATTTTTGAACAGTTCAGCATCGGTATCGTGGCAGTCTGACAGCGAGCTTTATCAATTATATGAAAAAGCTGACATTTTAAACTGGTATATTCAACAGCTGCTGGACGAAAGGAATATGCCGGTCTTCCCTGCAAATGACAACGATGGAAATCCTCAGTATATTCCCGACAACTGTTACTTTATGATAGGCGACAACAGATTCAATTCACTAGATTTGCGTCACAGGTACGAAAAGATAGAAGAAGCCCTGACAAAAGATGATCCACAGTCTGTTTCTTATTACTCTATGATGGAACCGCAGTTTATCAACAAAAAATATATAATCGGTAAACCGATATTCAGATTCTGGCCGCTTAACAGATTCGGGAAAGTGTAG
- a CDS encoding TatD family hydrolase, translating to MLEKNENILYFDAHFHYAVCKDNDLMMPDFKWAGLSCAHSISEWNIQSQTSQKVFQAFGLHPQSSVEFDEIQIAQNADFLESLLENNKLDAIGEAGFDYFTSEYKNAAALQEKMWNIQLALAKQYKIPLVVHCRKANEKLFEYASELKKLPFVLFHSFMGSDVEAFSLVKRGIKCGFSFGKQMLNNNKKVILCVKELPLGNLFMETDAPFQTLKGETLTKPSDIKKVYNAAWELRGKKEDFFEFAYKMKNHYNLFYDINKRIQSV from the coding sequence ATGTTAGAAAAAAATGAAAATATTTTATATTTTGACGCACATTTTCATTATGCTGTCTGTAAAGATAATGATTTGATGATGCCTGATTTTAAATGGGCAGGTCTTTCCTGTGCTCATTCCATTTCAGAATGGAATATTCAGTCTCAGACATCTCAAAAGGTTTTTCAGGCTTTCGGGCTTCATCCTCAGAGCAGTGTTGAATTTGACGAAATACAGATTGCCCAAAATGCAGATTTCTTGGAATCGCTGTTGGAAAACAATAAGCTCGACGCAATCGGTGAAGCAGGTTTTGACTATTTTACATCTGAATACAAAAATGCTGCCGCTCTTCAAGAGAAAATGTGGAACATTCAGTTAGCCCTTGCAAAACAATACAAAATTCCTCTTGTCGTTCACTGTCGTAAAGCGAATGAAAAATTGTTTGAATATGCTTCAGAGCTAAAAAAATTGCCGTTTGTGCTGTTCCATTCTTTTATGGGAAGCGATGTAGAAGCGTTCAGCCTTGTAAAGCGCGGAATCAAATGCGGTTTTAGTTTTGGGAAACAGATGTTGAACAACAATAAAAAAGTGATTTTATGCGTAAAAGAGTTGCCGCTGGGAAATCTTTTTATGGAAACAGACGCCCCGTTTCAGACATTAAAAGGTGAGACTCTGACAAAACCATCGGATATCAAAAAAGTTTACAACGCCGCATGGGAACTTCGCGGCAAAAAAGAAGATTTTTTTGAGTTTGCTTATAAGATGAAAAATCATTATAATCTATTCTATGACATCAACAAAAGAATTCAATCGGTTTAA
- the miaA gene encoding tRNA (adenosine(37)-N6)-dimethylallyltransferase MiaA: protein MSYNCVVVLGPTAVGKTSIGVAIADKFNGEIISADSRQTYRHLDIGSGKDLEDYVVGGRAIPYHLIDIIDLPDEYTVYNYQQDFYRAFKDITSRGKLPVITGGTGMYLDAVIRDYQLVILPENKELHEKLMATPLEELAARLLKEQPNLHVMSDLKEKKRVVKALEIIEAKRNGEVSTSIERPQINPLIIGTTLPRSQLWENISSRLRQRIDNGMIEEVQQIHDSGIEWVRLEKLGLEYRYCALFLQGKIESIDDLFNQLFIAIRQFAKRQETWFRMMEKKGVKINWLAPYSKECRIKEAEKLIETAFADRLFVKK from the coding sequence GTGTCATATAACTGTGTTGTTGTACTAGGTCCAACGGCAGTCGGAAAGACTTCTATTGGAGTTGCTATCGCTGATAAGTTCAATGGCGAGATAATCTCGGCTGATTCGAGGCAAACTTACCGTCATCTTGACATAGGCTCGGGAAAAGACCTTGAAGATTATGTTGTAGGTGGAAGAGCAATTCCTTATCATCTTATCGATATCATAGATTTGCCTGATGAATACACCGTCTACAATTATCAGCAGGATTTTTACAGAGCTTTTAAAGACATCACATCTCGCGGTAAACTTCCTGTCATCACCGGCGGAACCGGGATGTATCTCGATGCTGTCATCCGCGACTATCAGCTTGTGATTTTGCCTGAAAATAAAGAACTTCATGAAAAACTTATGGCAACGCCTCTTGAAGAATTAGCCGCTCGTCTTTTAAAAGAACAGCCGAATCTCCACGTTATGTCAGACTTAAAAGAAAAAAAAAGAGTTGTAAAAGCGCTCGAAATTATTGAAGCAAAACGAAATGGTGAAGTTTCAACAAGCATAGAACGCCCGCAGATAAATCCTCTGATAATTGGAACGACTTTACCTAGATCTCAGTTGTGGGAAAATATTTCTAGCAGACTGCGTCAGCGCATCGATAACGGAATGATAGAAGAGGTTCAGCAAATTCACGACAGTGGAATTGAATGGGTACGCTTGGAAAAATTAGGTCTTGAATACAGATATTGCGCTTTGTTTTTGCAGGGAAAAATCGAATCAATTGATGATTTGTTTAATCAGCTTTTTATAGCTATAAGGCAGTTTGCAAAGCGTCAGGAAACGTGGTTTAGAATGATGGAAAAAAAAGGTGTAAAAATAAACTGGCTTGCGCCGTATTCTAAAGAATGTAGAATAAAAGAAGCTGAAAAACTTATTGAAACAGCTTTTGCAGACCGCCTGTTTGTTAAAAAATAA